In Streptomyces sp. NBC_00483, a single window of DNA contains:
- a CDS encoding carbohydrate ABC transporter permease, whose product MTITAATRRTSTQPAAAAPPGRRPRRRHRWAPVAFASVNIVMFLLFFLWPGALGLLYSFTDYRGLGKPDFVGLDNYTTLFADSNFYSALTRTGLYVVLSVPLVYVLSLAVAVLLVNRYARGATLAKTIFFLPWLISPIVTGVVWRWLFGEDFGFINFVLGQLGLGGAKWSSDPNLALMVMVVATAWGGTAFNMLLFIAALRNVPKSYYEAAALDGANAWQRFRHITLPSIAPTSFMVVLLATLNSVKEFGMVQALNGGGPGIDNRLIVQYVYETGFKYAKVGYASAVSMVLMAILMAIALIQLRVGKGRGAS is encoded by the coding sequence ATGACGATCACCGCGGCCACCCGCCGCACCTCCACGCAGCCCGCCGCCGCGGCCCCACCCGGCCGACGCCCACGGCGCCGCCACCGCTGGGCCCCCGTGGCCTTCGCGTCGGTGAACATCGTGATGTTCCTGCTCTTCTTCCTGTGGCCCGGCGCACTCGGCCTGCTCTACTCGTTCACCGACTACCGGGGCCTCGGCAAACCCGACTTCGTCGGCCTGGACAACTACACGACCCTGTTCGCCGACTCCAACTTCTACTCCGCGCTGACCAGGACCGGGCTGTACGTGGTCCTCTCCGTGCCACTCGTCTACGTACTGTCGCTCGCGGTGGCGGTACTCCTGGTCAACCGGTACGCGCGCGGGGCCACGCTCGCCAAGACCATCTTCTTCCTGCCGTGGCTGATCTCCCCGATCGTCACCGGCGTGGTGTGGCGCTGGCTGTTCGGCGAGGACTTCGGGTTCATCAACTTCGTCCTCGGACAGCTCGGCCTCGGCGGCGCCAAGTGGTCCTCCGACCCGAACCTCGCGCTCATGGTCATGGTGGTCGCCACCGCCTGGGGCGGCACCGCCTTCAACATGCTGCTGTTCATCGCCGCGCTGCGGAACGTGCCGAAGTCGTACTACGAGGCCGCCGCCCTGGACGGCGCGAACGCCTGGCAGCGCTTCCGGCACATCACCCTGCCGTCGATCGCCCCGACCTCCTTCATGGTCGTCCTGCTCGCCACGCTGAACTCGGTGAAGGAGTTCGGGATGGTCCAGGCCCTCAACGGCGGCGGCCCCGGCATCGACAACCGGCTGATCGTCCAGTACGTCTACGAGACCGGGTTCAAGTACGCCAAGGTCGGCTACGCCAGCGCCGTCTCCATGGTCCTGATGGCGATCCTCATGGCCATCGCCCTCATCCAGCTCCGCGTCGGAAAGGGGCGTGGCGCCTCGTGA
- a CDS encoding FadR/GntR family transcriptional regulator, whose product MAGYARRGVHGQTVETIAHRVLSGRIGEGATLDLGALQDELGVSLTALRESLKVLAAKGMVDARQKRGTFVRPRADWHLLDADVLRWQFETLDGGLAAGAGNPLLGDLDEVRGIVEPAAVRLAARRRTEADLAALDAALEAMGKSGGEGGAAHAVEADLAFHGALLRASHNELLERMDLVIAAGLAYRDRLVHGTGRHPKDPVPSHRAVLDAVRAQDPDAAESAMRTLLDQAARDLGRIRKGQ is encoded by the coding sequence ATGGCGGGGTACGCGCGCCGCGGAGTGCACGGGCAGACCGTGGAGACCATCGCGCACCGGGTGCTGAGCGGCCGGATCGGGGAGGGTGCGACCCTCGACCTCGGCGCGCTCCAGGACGAACTCGGCGTCAGCCTCACCGCGTTGCGGGAGTCCCTGAAGGTGCTCGCCGCGAAGGGCATGGTCGACGCCCGGCAGAAGCGCGGCACCTTCGTGCGGCCCCGCGCGGACTGGCATCTGCTCGACGCGGACGTGCTGCGCTGGCAGTTCGAGACGCTGGACGGCGGCCTCGCGGCGGGCGCGGGCAACCCGCTGCTCGGCGACCTGGACGAGGTGCGCGGCATCGTCGAGCCGGCCGCCGTCCGGCTCGCGGCGCGCCGCCGCACGGAGGCCGATCTGGCCGCGCTCGACGCGGCGTTGGAGGCGATGGGGAAGTCGGGTGGTGAGGGCGGCGCGGCCCACGCGGTCGAGGCGGACCTCGCCTTCCACGGCGCCCTGCTCCGGGCCTCCCACAACGAACTGCTGGAGCGCATGGACCTGGTGATCGCCGCGGGCCTCGCCTACCGCGACCGCCTCGTCCACGGCACGGGCCGCCACCCCAAGGACCCTGTCCCCAGCCACCGCGCCGTCCTCGACGCGGTCCGCGCGCAGGACCCGGACGCGGCGGAGTCGGCGATGCGTACGCTCCTGGACCAGGCGGCGCGGGACCTGGGGCGGATCCGCAAGGGGCAGTGA
- a CDS encoding LysR substrate-binding domain-containing protein, translated as MFTLAQLASFVAVAEELHFTRAAERLRMTQPPLSRQIQLLEHELDVQLLDRTNRTVRLTPAGRAFLNEARTILRQAEAATLAARQVSTGEAGAIAVGFTAASAYSALGPLLDVARTSMPGTEIVLREKVTRDQLEALTEGSLDLGMIRPSSTGPDLETRSTTREGLLAAVPSAHPLAEGEGPLPMGEFDGQDVLMYSPIEARYFHELLVSIFREARVRPRFTQYLSQVHSLLAMVHAGWGIAFVPESAAQMRFPGIAFRPLELSDAAPVELHLVWRKANDNPALHALLRLL; from the coding sequence TTGTTCACGCTTGCGCAGCTGGCGAGCTTCGTGGCCGTCGCGGAGGAACTGCACTTCACGCGGGCCGCCGAACGGCTGCGGATGACACAGCCCCCACTCAGCCGGCAGATCCAGCTCCTTGAGCACGAGCTGGACGTGCAGCTCCTCGACCGCACCAACCGCACCGTCCGGCTCACCCCGGCGGGCCGCGCCTTCCTCAACGAGGCACGCACCATCCTGCGGCAGGCCGAGGCGGCCACGCTCGCCGCGCGGCAGGTGTCCACGGGTGAGGCGGGCGCCATCGCCGTCGGCTTCACCGCGGCGAGCGCCTACTCCGCGCTCGGCCCGCTGCTCGACGTGGCCCGGACCTCCATGCCCGGTACGGAGATCGTGCTCCGCGAGAAGGTGACCCGCGACCAGCTGGAGGCCCTCACCGAGGGCTCCCTCGACCTCGGCATGATCCGCCCCTCCAGCACCGGCCCCGACCTGGAGACCCGCTCGACCACCCGCGAGGGGCTGCTCGCCGCGGTGCCGAGCGCGCATCCGCTCGCCGAGGGTGAAGGGCCGCTGCCGATGGGGGAGTTCGACGGGCAGGACGTGCTCATGTACTCGCCGATCGAGGCCCGCTACTTCCACGAACTGCTGGTCAGCATCTTCCGTGAGGCGCGGGTGCGGCCGCGCTTCACGCAGTACCTCAGTCAGGTGCACAGTCTGCTTGCCATGGTGCACGCCGGGTGGGGCATCGCCTTCGTGCCCGAGTCGGCGGCGCAGATGCGGTTCCCGGGTATCGCGTTCCGGCCGTTGGAGCTGTCCGATGCGGCGCCGGTCGAGTTGCATCTGGTGTGGCGGAAGGCGAATGACAATCCGGCGTTGCATGCGCTTCTGCGGTTGCTTTAG
- a CDS encoding SDR family NAD(P)-dependent oxidoreductase, whose product MTAPRATDRFAGRTAIVTGAAAGIGAATARRLAAEGAAVVLADIDERHGVEVAKEIERDGGRAAFVPADVAREEAWREALTAAHAFGPVGVLVSNAVKIEVAPAHETSPESWNRQLTIGLTAAFLGVRTCLDDLREQAGAVVLVSSVHARHGIPGHPAYAAAKGGLLSLSSQLAVEYGPSVRVNTVLPGPILTGVWDRVPEEERAASVAETAARRFGSPDEVASAIAFLASPEASYVTGTSLVVDGGWSVMKSSA is encoded by the coding sequence ATGACAGCCCCGCGCGCCACCGACCGCTTCGCCGGGCGCACCGCCATCGTGACCGGAGCCGCCGCGGGCATCGGCGCGGCGACCGCGCGGCGGCTCGCCGCGGAGGGCGCCGCCGTCGTGCTCGCCGACATCGACGAGCGGCACGGGGTCGAGGTTGCCAAGGAGATCGAGCGGGACGGTGGTCGCGCCGCGTTCGTGCCCGCCGACGTCGCGCGCGAGGAGGCCTGGCGGGAGGCGCTGACCGCCGCGCACGCCTTCGGGCCCGTCGGGGTCCTGGTCAGTAACGCCGTGAAGATCGAGGTCGCCCCGGCGCACGAGACCTCACCCGAGTCCTGGAACCGCCAGCTGACCATCGGGCTCACGGCGGCGTTCCTCGGCGTGCGGACCTGCCTCGACGACCTGCGCGAGCAGGCGGGCGCGGTCGTCCTGGTCTCGTCCGTGCACGCCCGGCACGGCATCCCGGGCCACCCGGCGTACGCGGCGGCCAAGGGCGGACTGCTCTCGCTCAGCAGCCAACTCGCCGTGGAATACGGCCCGTCGGTGCGGGTCAACACGGTCCTGCCGGGGCCGATCCTGACCGGGGTGTGGGACCGGGTGCCCGAGGAAGAGCGGGCGGCCAGCGTCGCGGAGACCGCGGCCCGCCGCTTCGGCAGCCCCGACGAGGTGGCGTCGGCGATCGCATTCCTCGCATCGCCCGAGGCCTCGTACGTGACCGGGACCAGCCTGGTGGTCGACGGCGGGTGGAGCGTGATGAAGTCCTCGGCGTGA
- a CDS encoding ABC transporter substrate-binding protein, whose translation MAGASAMVLLLSSCAFAENTGVAGGDPNKLTFWLSGDTAQGGGFAKMAAEYTKETGVEVEVVDIPYDDLVTKMRNAAMAGELPALARVPGIDPIWSGALMDLGGVAKDHHIKKDLLAANEKGVVNALPTDLTAVGLFVNKSLFKKAHVDYPRDSGGWTWDQFVAAVKKVQKRTDAKYGMVMDASSHRLRSFMYQFGGNGFREGKDGEFKGDADSVKALKRFKELNDGSFSPKSVWLSNDDPNAMFKSGRVVAYYSGVWQIADFAKNIKNFDWDSALMPHQPVRTTNLGTNYLVGFDGPAAKKSERFVNWLYSKKNYRKLCETSGFLPVEDGVQVRYAARQRDFDLYNRIIDEAGPLGPAQIKDSLRQAYAGHVTEGDPLHDETVKYLGGSQSLDATVGAIEKQLNEQLGDG comes from the coding sequence GTGGCCGGGGCGAGCGCGATGGTGCTGCTGCTCAGCAGTTGTGCCTTCGCCGAGAACACCGGGGTGGCGGGCGGCGATCCGAACAAGCTGACCTTCTGGCTGTCCGGCGACACCGCTCAGGGCGGCGGCTTCGCCAAGATGGCCGCCGAGTACACCAAGGAGACCGGCGTCGAGGTCGAGGTCGTCGACATCCCGTACGACGACCTGGTCACCAAGATGCGCAACGCGGCGATGGCGGGCGAACTGCCGGCGCTCGCCCGTGTGCCGGGCATCGACCCGATCTGGTCCGGTGCGCTGATGGACCTCGGGGGCGTGGCGAAGGACCACCACATCAAGAAGGACCTGCTCGCCGCCAACGAGAAGGGCGTGGTGAACGCCCTGCCCACCGACCTCACCGCGGTCGGCCTCTTCGTCAACAAGTCGCTGTTCAAGAAGGCGCACGTCGACTACCCGCGCGACAGCGGCGGTTGGACCTGGGACCAGTTCGTCGCCGCCGTGAAGAAGGTACAGAAGCGCACCGACGCGAAGTACGGCATGGTGATGGACGCCTCCAGCCACCGGCTGCGCTCCTTCATGTACCAGTTCGGGGGCAATGGCTTCCGCGAGGGCAAGGACGGCGAATTCAAGGGCGATGCCGACTCCGTCAAGGCGCTCAAGCGGTTCAAGGAACTCAACGACGGCTCCTTCAGCCCCAAGTCCGTGTGGCTCTCGAACGACGACCCCAACGCCATGTTCAAGTCGGGCCGCGTCGTCGCGTACTACTCCGGGGTCTGGCAGATCGCCGACTTCGCCAAGAACATCAAGAACTTCGACTGGGACTCGGCGCTCATGCCGCACCAGCCCGTGCGGACCACCAACCTCGGCACCAACTACCTCGTCGGCTTCGACGGCCCGGCCGCCAAGAAGTCCGAGCGGTTCGTGAACTGGCTCTACAGCAAGAAGAACTACCGCAAGCTGTGCGAGACCTCAGGCTTCCTGCCGGTCGAGGACGGCGTGCAGGTCCGCTACGCCGCGCGCCAGCGCGACTTCGACCTCTACAACAGGATCATCGATGAGGCCGGTCCCCTCGGGCCCGCCCAGATCAAGGACTCGCTGCGGCAGGCCTACGCGGGCCATGTCACCGAGGGCGATCCGCTGCACGACGAGACGGTCAAGTATCTGGGCGGTTCCCAGAGCCTGGACGCGACGGTCGGTGCCATCGAGAAGCAGCTGAACGAACAGCTCGGCGACGGCTGA
- a CDS encoding L-talarate/galactarate dehydratase — protein sequence MTSTSTASSAASRQGEATIDTIAWIKLSSVTLPLATPISDAKVLTGRQKPMTEVAFLFAEIETTEGHSGIGFGYSKRAGGPAQFAHAKEIADNLIGEDPSDIGRLWTKLVWAGASVGRSGVATQAIAAIDIALWDLKAKRAGLPLAKLLGAHRDSVQCYNTSGGFLHTPTDQVLDNATASLASGIGGIKIKVGNPDRKADLARLTAVREHIGDDVPLMVDANQQWDRPTAQRMGRAMEEFNLVWIEEPLDAYDAQGHAALAASLDTSVATGEMLASVAEHVELIKANACDIIQPDAPRIGGITQFLKLATLAEHNNLQLAPHFAMEIHLHLAAAYPIEPWVEHFDWLEPLFNERLAISDGRMHLSSRPGLGITLSEQARAWTIATHEVGARP from the coding sequence GTGACCAGCACGTCCACAGCCAGTTCAGCCGCCTCCCGTCAGGGCGAGGCGACCATCGACACCATCGCCTGGATCAAGCTCTCGTCCGTCACGCTGCCCCTCGCGACGCCGATCAGCGACGCCAAGGTGCTCACCGGCCGGCAGAAGCCGATGACCGAGGTCGCCTTCCTGTTCGCGGAGATCGAGACCACCGAGGGCCACTCCGGCATCGGCTTCGGCTACTCCAAGCGCGCCGGCGGCCCCGCCCAGTTCGCACACGCCAAGGAGATCGCCGACAACCTGATCGGCGAGGACCCCAGCGACATCGGCCGCCTGTGGACGAAGCTGGTGTGGGCCGGCGCCTCCGTCGGCCGCAGCGGCGTCGCCACGCAGGCCATCGCCGCGATCGACATCGCCCTGTGGGACCTCAAGGCCAAGCGGGCCGGCCTGCCGCTCGCCAAGCTGCTCGGCGCCCACCGCGACTCGGTGCAGTGCTACAACACCTCCGGCGGCTTCCTGCACACGCCGACCGACCAGGTCCTCGACAACGCCACCGCCTCCCTGGCCAGCGGCATCGGCGGCATCAAGATCAAGGTCGGCAACCCGGACCGCAAGGCCGACCTCGCCCGGCTGACCGCCGTACGCGAGCACATCGGCGACGACGTCCCGCTGATGGTCGACGCCAACCAGCAGTGGGACCGGCCCACCGCCCAGCGCATGGGCCGGGCCATGGAGGAGTTCAACCTCGTCTGGATCGAGGAGCCGCTCGACGCCTACGACGCGCAGGGCCACGCCGCGCTCGCCGCCTCGCTCGACACGTCCGTCGCCACCGGCGAGATGCTCGCGTCGGTCGCCGAGCACGTCGAGCTGATCAAGGCGAACGCCTGCGACATCATCCAGCCCGACGCCCCGCGCATCGGCGGCATCACCCAGTTCCTCAAGCTGGCCACCCTCGCCGAGCACAACAACCTGCAGCTGGCCCCGCACTTCGCGATGGAGATCCACCTCCACCTCGCCGCGGCCTACCCGATCGAGCCGTGGGTGGAGCACTTCGACTGGCTGGAGCCGCTGTTCAACGAGCGCCTGGCGATCAGCGACGGCCGCATGCACCTGTCGTCCCGCCCGGGCCTCGGCATCACCCTGAGCGAGCAGGCCCGCGCCTGGACCATCGCCACGCACGAGGTGGGCGCGCGCCCGTAA
- a CDS encoding PPOX class F420-dependent oxidoreductase produces MSKPPLSAEAVAMLEQANPATVATLRSDGAPVSAATWYLWEDGRVLLNMDEGRVRLGHLRRDPRLTLTVLDKDSWYTHITLIGRAVDIREDKGLADIDRISTHYAGGPYPERERARFTAVMEIERWHGWGEFRDSSQATV; encoded by the coding sequence GTGTCCAAGCCCCCACTGTCCGCAGAAGCCGTCGCCATGCTCGAGCAAGCGAACCCGGCCACCGTCGCCACGCTCCGTTCGGACGGGGCGCCCGTGTCCGCGGCGACCTGGTACCTCTGGGAGGACGGCCGGGTGCTGCTCAACATGGACGAGGGGCGGGTCCGCCTCGGGCACCTGCGCCGTGACCCGCGGCTCACCCTCACCGTCCTCGACAAGGACAGCTGGTACACGCACATCACCCTCATCGGCCGAGCCGTCGACATCCGCGAGGACAAGGGCCTCGCCGACATCGACCGGATCTCCACCCATTACGCGGGCGGCCCCTACCCGGAGCGCGAGCGGGCCCGGTTCACGGCGGTCATGGAGATCGAGCGCTGGCACGGCTGGGGCGAGTTCCGCGACAGCAGCCAGGCGACGGTGTAG
- a CDS encoding lipoate--protein ligase family protein, with translation MHGEYKIPGGKLVVVDVDVADGVLRQVRVAGDFFLEPDDALLAINAALEGAPADADTATLAARIDAGLPAGTVMLGLTTEGVATAVRRALAQATDWRDYDWQLVHDAPQSPVLHMALDEVMVEQVALGQRPPTLRVWEWDRPAVIIGSFQSLRNEVDPEGVERHGVTVVRRVSGGGAMFAEPKSTITYSLAVPESLVSGLSFQDSYAYLDDWVLGALADMGIKAWYQPLNDIATDVGKVAGAAQKRVAAGQGAVLHHVTMSYDIDADKMVDVLRIGKEKLSDKGTKSAKKRVDPLRRQTGLPREEVISRMIDSFRSRYGLTEGKVTDEELARAQDLVRTKFGTDEWTARVP, from the coding sequence GTGCACGGCGAGTACAAGATCCCCGGCGGCAAGCTCGTCGTCGTCGACGTGGACGTGGCGGACGGCGTGCTGCGCCAGGTCCGGGTGGCGGGCGACTTCTTCCTCGAACCGGACGACGCGCTCCTCGCGATCAACGCCGCGCTCGAAGGCGCCCCGGCCGACGCCGACACCGCCACCCTCGCCGCCCGGATCGACGCGGGACTGCCGGCCGGCACGGTGATGCTCGGCCTGACGACCGAGGGCGTCGCCACCGCCGTGCGCCGCGCGCTCGCCCAGGCCACGGACTGGCGGGACTACGACTGGCAGCTCGTCCACGACGCGCCCCAGTCCCCCGTCCTGCACATGGCGCTCGACGAGGTGATGGTGGAGCAGGTCGCGCTCGGGCAGCGGCCGCCGACGCTGCGCGTGTGGGAGTGGGACCGGCCCGCGGTGATCATCGGCAGCTTCCAGTCGCTGCGCAACGAGGTCGACCCGGAGGGCGTCGAGCGGCACGGGGTGACCGTCGTCCGCCGTGTCTCCGGCGGCGGCGCCATGTTCGCGGAGCCGAAGTCCACCATCACGTACTCGCTCGCGGTCCCCGAGTCCCTGGTCTCCGGCCTCTCCTTCCAGGACTCCTACGCCTACCTGGACGACTGGGTGCTCGGCGCCCTCGCCGACATGGGCATCAAGGCCTGGTACCAGCCGCTCAACGACATCGCCACGGACGTCGGCAAGGTCGCGGGCGCCGCGCAGAAGCGGGTCGCGGCCGGGCAGGGCGCGGTGCTGCACCACGTGACGATGTCGTACGACATCGACGCCGACAAGATGGTCGACGTGCTGCGCATCGGCAAGGAGAAGCTGTCCGACAAGGGCACGAAGAGCGCCAAGAAGCGCGTCGATCCGCTCCGCCGCCAGACCGGCCTGCCCCGCGAGGAGGTCATCTCCCGCATGATCGACTCGTTCCGCAGCCGGTACGGCCTGACCGAGGGCAAGGTGACCGACGAGGAACTGGCCCGCGCCCAGGACCTCGTACGCACCAAGTTCGGCACGGACGAGTGGACGGCGCGGGTCCCGTAG
- a CDS encoding carbohydrate ABC transporter permease, with protein MKLQESQEIREARDIREGAEPRRQAAARSVLPTLALWILALLFAFPVLWFVLSAFKPGSELFSTPLSILPEHWTVQGFVDAWNRIDFSRYFGNTLVVATLSTALTVVASAGTGYALAKYPARWLKVFFVCVLATTMLPTEVILTPSFTVIRNLGLYNTLTGVIVPSIMTATGIFMFRQFFLTVPDELLEAARIDGAGEARIFLTIMMPLARPIAITLAIFSFQWRWNDYIWPLIVLGDPKQFTLQVALRGLVGAENIDWPTLLAASVISIVPLLVMFLVFQRYVMSADLDAGLKD; from the coding sequence GTGAAGCTCCAGGAATCCCAGGAGATCCGGGAAGCCCGGGACATTCGGGAAGGCGCCGAGCCCCGCCGCCAGGCGGCGGCCCGTTCGGTCCTGCCGACGCTCGCCCTCTGGATCCTCGCCCTGCTGTTCGCGTTCCCGGTGCTGTGGTTCGTGCTCAGCGCGTTCAAGCCGGGCAGCGAGCTGTTCAGCACACCGCTGAGCATCCTGCCCGAGCACTGGACCGTGCAGGGCTTCGTCGACGCCTGGAACCGTATCGACTTCAGCCGGTACTTCGGCAACACGCTCGTGGTGGCCACGCTCTCCACGGCGCTCACCGTCGTGGCGAGCGCGGGTACCGGCTACGCCCTCGCGAAGTACCCGGCGCGCTGGCTGAAGGTGTTCTTCGTCTGCGTCCTCGCCACCACGATGCTGCCGACCGAGGTCATCCTCACCCCGTCGTTCACGGTGATCCGCAACCTCGGCCTCTACAACACGCTGACCGGCGTCATCGTCCCGTCGATCATGACGGCGACCGGCATCTTCATGTTCCGCCAGTTCTTCCTGACCGTCCCCGACGAACTCCTGGAGGCAGCCCGCATCGACGGAGCGGGCGAGGCCAGGATCTTCCTCACGATCATGATGCCGCTGGCCCGGCCCATCGCGATCACGCTGGCGATCTTCTCCTTCCAGTGGCGCTGGAACGACTACATCTGGCCGCTGATCGTGCTCGGCGACCCCAAACAGTTCACGCTGCAGGTCGCGCTGCGCGGCCTGGTGGGCGCCGAGAACATCGACTGGCCGACGCTGCTCGCCGCGTCCGTCATCTCCATCGTGCCGCTCCTCGTGATGTTCCTGGTGTTCCAGCGGTACGTGATGAGCGCCGACCTCGACGCCGGCCTGAAGGACTGA
- a CDS encoding SDR family NAD(P)-dependent oxidoreductase: protein MDLDDTPVPDYGALHRVDGRTFVLLGAGNGIGRQTAHALTSAGACVLCVDVDKERVDAVAAQTGGVPYVADVTRRQDMRELFAYAQRELGPVGGVVDIVGMARYEALDGLDDDAWQWHFDLVLRHAWLAVQYGGAAVAAAGGGPLVFVASVSGLTAAPLHGAYGAAKAGLMSLVRTAAVEYGPRGVRVNAVAPGVVWTPRVAGLLGEEGRAVNAANAPLGRVAQPADIAAALLFLASPLSSYVTGQTLVVDGGTGVKFPYPTIGDT from the coding sequence ATGGACCTCGACGACACCCCAGTGCCCGACTACGGCGCCCTGCACCGGGTCGACGGCCGCACCTTCGTCCTGCTCGGTGCGGGCAACGGCATCGGGCGGCAGACCGCCCACGCGCTCACCTCGGCGGGCGCGTGCGTCTTGTGCGTGGACGTCGACAAGGAGCGGGTGGACGCGGTCGCGGCCCAGACCGGTGGCGTCCCGTACGTGGCGGACGTGACGCGGCGACAGGACATGCGGGAGCTCTTCGCGTACGCGCAACGGGAGTTGGGGCCGGTCGGCGGCGTCGTCGACATCGTCGGCATGGCCCGTTACGAGGCCCTGGACGGGCTCGACGACGACGCGTGGCAGTGGCACTTCGACCTGGTCCTGCGGCACGCCTGGCTCGCCGTTCAGTACGGGGGAGCGGCGGTGGCGGCGGCGGGCGGCGGGCCGCTGGTGTTCGTGGCGTCCGTGTCGGGGCTCACGGCGGCTCCGCTGCACGGCGCGTACGGAGCCGCCAAGGCGGGGCTGATGTCCCTGGTGCGGACGGCTGCCGTCGAGTACGGGCCGCGCGGGGTGCGGGTCAATGCGGTGGCGCCCGGTGTGGTGTGGACGCCGCGGGTCGCGGGGCTGCTCGGGGAGGAGGGGCGTGCTGTCAATGCGGCGAACGCACCGCTCGGCCGTGTCGCCCAGCCCGCCGACATCGCCGCGGCCCTCCTCTTCCTGGCCTCGCCGCTCTCCTCGTACGTGACCGGGCAGACGCTCGTCGTGGATGGCGGCACCGGGGTCAAGTTCCCGTACCCGACGATCGGCGACACGTAA
- the kdgD gene encoding 5-dehydro-4-deoxyglucarate dehydratase has translation MSSFTPSELGARIGSGLLSFPVTHFKAADLAFDEQAYRANIERLAEHEVGGLFAAGGTGEFFSLTAAETEQVVTAAVQAAPEGTPILAPAGYGTRTAIEYAQAAERAGADGLLLFPPYLTEASQDGLAEHVEAVCKATNLGVIAYGRANAKYSADTLARVAESCPNLIGYKDGVGDIDAMTRIYTRLGDRFTYVGGLPTAEMYALPYLELGVTTYSSAIFNFLPEFALDFYAAVRGRDHATVLKHLRDFVLPYTELRNRKAGYAVSIVKAGMTATGHPSGPVRPPLTDLTEAELAELKALIKRV, from the coding sequence ATGTCGTCCTTCACCCCGTCAGAGCTCGGCGCCCGCATCGGCTCGGGCCTGCTCTCCTTCCCGGTCACCCACTTCAAGGCCGCGGACCTCGCGTTCGACGAGCAGGCCTACCGCGCCAACATCGAGCGCCTGGCCGAGCACGAGGTCGGCGGTCTCTTCGCCGCGGGCGGCACCGGCGAGTTCTTCTCGCTGACCGCCGCGGAGACGGAGCAGGTGGTGACCGCGGCCGTGCAGGCGGCGCCCGAGGGCACCCCGATCCTCGCCCCGGCCGGGTACGGCACGCGCACCGCGATCGAGTACGCGCAGGCGGCCGAACGAGCGGGCGCCGACGGCCTGTTGCTCTTCCCGCCGTACCTGACGGAGGCCTCGCAGGACGGCCTGGCCGAGCACGTCGAGGCGGTCTGCAAGGCCACGAACCTCGGAGTCATCGCCTACGGCCGGGCCAACGCCAAGTACAGCGCGGACACCCTGGCCCGCGTCGCCGAGTCCTGCCCGAACCTGATCGGCTACAAGGACGGCGTCGGCGACATCGACGCCATGACCCGCATCTACACCCGCCTCGGCGACCGCTTCACGTACGTCGGCGGACTGCCCACCGCGGAGATGTACGCCCTCCCGTACCTCGAACTCGGCGTCACCACCTACTCGTCGGCCATCTTCAACTTCCTGCCGGAGTTCGCCCTCGACTTCTACGCCGCCGTCCGCGGCCGGGACCACGCCACCGTCCTCAAGCACCTGCGCGACTTCGTGCTCCCGTACACGGAACTCCGCAACCGCAAGGCCGGCTACGCGGTCAGCATCGTCAAGGCGGGCATGACCGCGACGGGCCACCCGTCGGGCCCGGTCCGCCCGCCACTCACGGACCTGACCGAGGCCGAACTCGCCGAGCTGAAGGCGCTGATCAAGCGAGTGTGA